The Hydrogenobacter thermophilus TK-6 genome window below encodes:
- a CDS encoding YaiO family outer membrane beta-barrel protein yields MSVLSVILTLLLLFETALAYNFRLEVGAGYEYLSPHRIYGDWKSGFLRFYHRPSNDLTYFLEADAFSRKNLGEAALGAFGLYKDWSPWLYTYSSLSAGSSSSYLPKFRLDHEFNLKLGPQKNIVPSVGFTYIKYHDVHKDYIMYPGITYYGEGFVITYKHFFNKSQPGSVSSSTDLISLGIGQEGKSWTYLDMYYGKQAYLATYLTSPEEVRQKSLYISLKHILWIRKDFALFGGVSYFKLKDGYEKYGFQAGFFKDF; encoded by the coding sequence ATGAGTGTTCTGAGCGTTATTCTTACCCTGCTTTTGCTCTTTGAGACTGCGCTGGCTTACAACTTCAGGCTTGAAGTCGGTGCAGGCTATGAGTACCTGAGCCCACACAGGATTTACGGAGACTGGAAGAGCGGGTTTTTAAGGTTTTACCACAGACCTTCTAATGACTTGACTTACTTTCTTGAAGCGGATGCCTTTTCGCGAAAAAATCTTGGGGAGGCAGCCTTAGGAGCTTTTGGTCTTTACAAGGACTGGAGTCCATGGCTTTACACTTACAGCTCTTTATCCGCCGGCAGCTCTTCCTCTTACCTTCCCAAGTTCAGGCTGGACCACGAGTTTAACCTCAAGCTGGGACCTCAGAAGAACATAGTACCTTCTGTAGGCTTTACCTACATAAAGTACCACGATGTTCATAAAGACTACATCATGTATCCGGGCATCACTTACTACGGCGAAGGCTTTGTCATAACCTACAAGCACTTTTTTAACAAAAGTCAGCCTGGGTCTGTTAGCTCTTCCACAGACCTTATAAGCTTAGGAATAGGTCAGGAAGGCAAAAGCTGGACTTATCTGGATATGTATTACGGCAAGCAGGCGTATCTTGCCACATATCTAACAAGCCCAGAGGAAGTAAGACAGAAATCCCTTTACATATCTTTAAAACACATTTTATGGATAAGAAAAGACTTTGCTCTATTCGGGGGTGTGAGTTATTTTAAGCTGAAAGATGGATACGAAAAGTATGGCTTCCAGGCAGGATTCTTTAAGGACTTTTGA
- a CDS encoding glycosyltransferase — translation MGVLTVVLKGYLLFLVFLLLLYTTRHYIFTLNRAFGKQRFYYQDIMDSDLPSVSVLVPMHNEEKVARFILDRLVVTDYPRDRYEVIPINDHSTDATKEILEEYASKYEFIKPLHRYGDLPRGKQNGLNDALKVAKGDVIIVYDADYLPSRGQIKILANAFKDPEVGAVMGRVVSINAGKNLLTRLLDMERAGGYQVDQQARYNLNLIPQYGGTVGGYRRSLVLRFGGFDPNILAEDTELTFKLYINGYKVAYANIAECYEEAPEDWKVRAKQLRRWSRGHNQVMFKYLIPLWKSRHLNFFQKLDGTLLLMIYMQPFLILLGLLCSLVLFFLGDMEIYTTTLTLLFLFSHNAFGNFAPFFQIGMALVLDGSREKILLLPLMFFSFIFNLIYASLGFVDAVIDLLTKRSVVWQKTERFRENA, via the coding sequence ATGGGGGTATTGACAGTAGTACTGAAGGGGTACTTGCTGTTTCTCGTTTTTCTGCTCCTACTCTATACCACAAGGCACTATATCTTTACGCTTAACAGAGCTTTTGGCAAACAGAGGTTTTACTATCAGGATATTATGGACAGCGACCTGCCTTCGGTATCTGTCCTGGTTCCCATGCACAACGAGGAAAAAGTGGCAAGGTTTATACTTGACAGACTGGTGGTTACGGACTATCCAAGAGACAGATACGAGGTTATCCCAATAAACGACCACTCTACGGATGCTACAAAGGAAATTCTGGAGGAGTATGCCAGCAAGTATGAGTTTATAAAACCATTGCACAGATACGGAGATTTACCAAGGGGAAAACAGAACGGTTTGAATGACGCTCTGAAAGTGGCAAAAGGTGATGTGATAATCGTTTATGATGCGGACTACCTACCTTCAAGAGGGCAAATAAAAATATTAGCCAATGCTTTCAAAGACCCCGAAGTAGGGGCTGTGATGGGAAGAGTTGTATCCATCAATGCGGGCAAAAACTTGCTGACACGCCTTTTGGACATGGAGAGAGCTGGAGGATATCAGGTAGACCAGCAGGCAAGGTACAACCTGAACCTGATACCCCAGTATGGAGGAACAGTGGGAGGCTACAGAAGGTCTTTAGTTCTGCGATTTGGAGGTTTTGACCCAAACATCCTGGCGGAAGACACAGAGCTTACCTTCAAACTCTACATAAACGGATACAAGGTAGCCTATGCCAACATTGCAGAATGCTACGAAGAAGCCCCTGAGGACTGGAAAGTAAGGGCAAAGCAACTCAGAAGATGGTCAAGGGGACACAATCAGGTCATGTTCAAGTATCTCATACCCCTGTGGAAGTCAAGACACTTAAACTTTTTCCAGAAGCTTGATGGTACGCTGCTTCTCATGATATACATGCAACCTTTTCTTATACTGCTGGGTCTTTTATGCTCCCTGGTGCTTTTCTTCTTGGGGGATATGGAGATATACACTACCACACTGACACTTCTTTTTCTTTTTTCTCACAACGCTTTTGGAAACTTTGCTCCCTTCTTTCAAATAGGAATGGCTCTCGTTTTAGATGGCTCAAGAGAGAAAATACTGCTCCTGCCTTTGATGTTCTTTAGTTTTATTTTCAATCTCATATATGCATCTCTGGGATTTGTTGATGCGGTTATTGACCTCTTAACCAAAAGATCTGTAGTTTGGCAAAAGACGGAGAGGTTCAGAGAGAATGCTTGA
- a CDS encoding polysaccharide deacetylase family protein: MRRYVLIVLTLLLLAFLFTGVKRLLSQLALERDKSLQVLLVYDKDTYQVRAFRSVLEEEGVPHRLVHINTLISTDPKTLSKTKPALLLPDGSLQYIHPDTMSWFKKYLSTGGSVFVSYDAGTKNYAGAYLKEALFTNLLGANYALYDKLRGEAYSKGYLKITDRSLEITPGKVDREKRLITGYMYGSLEYPYTKVEMRNSAGKLLAVVLDSRENKEYPVMFWERYEKGYIFYSAVPLGHLKAYSDDLVLRATLRYFLFKLLKLPHLVNTPKGKGGLVVNWHIDASIDWKSIPMMLKEGYLRKGIEYSSHITAGPFRDQPGDGLGFDACEKGREYVKMLIPYGVIGSHGGWAHNWFSENVLKGKFKEKEIYEYIKKNNDCLASITGYKIREYSAPNGVHPQPQTTEVLEKLGMVAYYYTGDSGSSPNRTFINGKMVSAKVIAFPITPFEKAASLHEMKKQGVSEEDVAMFLTRLAEYVEKTRQVRLFYSHPYDIPLYPNAILKFLDLVEEKERSKKIEVHSMSYFAEFLLRFLKTDYSFRKEGDVLKVKLKNPEGLKDISIAIPRYYGKVLSFPKEAVFISQDENYYYFYLADNPKELDFSFKFH, encoded by the coding sequence ATGAGAAGGTATGTACTTATAGTTTTAACCCTTTTACTGCTTGCTTTTTTGTTTACAGGAGTAAAGCGCTTGCTCTCACAGCTTGCTCTTGAGAGGGATAAGAGCCTTCAGGTGCTTTTAGTCTACGACAAAGATACCTACCAGGTTAGAGCTTTTAGGAGCGTTCTTGAGGAGGAGGGGGTGCCCCACAGGTTGGTGCACATTAACACCCTCATATCCACAGACCCAAAAACGCTCAGCAAAACCAAGCCCGCTCTCTTACTGCCAGACGGCAGTTTGCAGTACATACATCCGGACACTATGAGCTGGTTTAAAAAGTACCTGTCTACAGGTGGAAGCGTTTTTGTATCTTACGATGCTGGCACAAAAAACTACGCTGGAGCCTATCTGAAAGAAGCTCTCTTTACAAACTTGCTGGGTGCAAATTATGCTTTGTACGACAAGCTCAGGGGAGAGGCTTACTCTAAGGGTTATTTGAAAATTACAGACAGAAGCTTAGAAATCACCCCGGGTAAGGTGGACAGAGAAAAGAGGTTGATAACTGGATACATGTACGGCTCCTTAGAGTATCCTTATACCAAAGTTGAAATGAGGAACTCCGCAGGCAAGCTCCTGGCGGTTGTTCTGGACAGCAGGGAAAATAAGGAATACCCCGTTATGTTCTGGGAAAGATACGAGAAGGGTTATATCTTTTACTCTGCTGTGCCTCTTGGGCATTTAAAAGCTTATTCTGACGACCTTGTTCTGAGAGCAACCCTCAGGTACTTTCTTTTTAAGCTTTTAAAACTTCCGCACCTTGTCAACACGCCTAAGGGTAAGGGCGGTCTTGTGGTAAACTGGCACATAGATGCCAGTATAGACTGGAAGTCCATACCCATGATGCTGAAAGAGGGTTATTTAAGGAAGGGCATTGAGTATAGCTCACACATAACCGCTGGACCTTTTAGAGACCAACCTGGTGATGGGCTTGGTTTTGACGCCTGCGAAAAGGGTAGAGAGTATGTCAAGATGCTAATCCCTTACGGTGTTATTGGTTCGCACGGTGGATGGGCTCACAACTGGTTTTCTGAGAATGTGCTAAAAGGTAAGTTTAAAGAGAAGGAGATATATGAGTACATAAAGAAGAATAATGACTGTCTGGCATCAATAACGGGTTATAAGATAAGAGAGTACTCCGCTCCCAACGGTGTACATCCACAGCCACAGACTACAGAAGTTCTAGAAAAGCTAGGAATGGTAGCCTATTACTACACAGGAGACAGTGGTTCTTCACCCAACAGGACTTTTATAAACGGTAAGATGGTATCAGCAAAAGTTATAGCCTTTCCCATCACACCCTTTGAGAAAGCTGCCTCCCTGCACGAAATGAAAAAGCAGGGTGTTAGCGAGGAGGATGTTGCCATGTTCCTTACGAGGCTGGCAGAGTATGTGGAAAAAACCAGACAGGTGAGGCTCTTTTACTCTCATCCCTACGACATCCCGCTCTATCCAAACGCTATACTAAAGTTTTTAGACCTGGTGGAGGAGAAAGAGAGGAGCAAGAAAATTGAAGTGCATTCCATGAGCTACTTTGCGGAATTCCTTTTAAGATTTTTAAAAACAGATTATAGTTTTAGGAAAGAGGGTGATGTACTAAAGGTAAAACTCAAAAATCCAGAAGGATTAAAAGACATATCCATTGCTATACCCCGTTATTACGGAAAGGTTTTGAGTTTTCCAAAAGAAGCTGTCTTTATTTCTCAGGACGAGAACTATTACTACTTTTACCTTGCGGATAACCCTAAAGAACTTGACTTCTCTTTCAAATTTCATTAA
- the pdxJ gene encoding pyridoxine 5'-phosphate synthase, with protein MRLGVNIDHVATLRQARKTFEPSPVFAALIAQQAGADQITLHLREDRRHIQDRDLELIKELVNLPVNLEMAPTQEMREIALRVKPSRITLVPERRQEITTEGGLNVPEMMDFLRSYLKPFKEKKIEVSLFIEPNVDHVRASKDVGADAVELHTGRYANLWKEGNKLLIKEEIERIKRAGMEAKSLGLKVYAGHGLTYQNVGEFVTELKGVVEELNVGHSIISNAVIFGLERAVKEFLHLIRG; from the coding sequence ATGAGGTTGGGTGTAAACATAGACCATGTGGCAACCCTCAGGCAGGCAAGGAAAACCTTTGAACCGAGTCCTGTGTTTGCGGCGCTCATAGCACAGCAGGCTGGTGCTGACCAGATTACACTCCACCTTAGAGAGGACAGAAGGCACATACAGGACAGAGACTTGGAGCTTATCAAAGAGCTGGTAAACCTTCCAGTAAACCTTGAAATGGCACCCACCCAAGAGATGAGGGAGATAGCTCTGAGAGTAAAGCCAAGCAGGATCACTTTAGTTCCAGAAAGGAGGCAAGAGATAACCACAGAAGGTGGTTTGAATGTCCCTGAGATGATGGACTTTTTGAGGTCTTACCTTAAACCTTTTAAGGAAAAAAAGATAGAAGTATCGCTCTTCATCGAGCCTAATGTAGACCACGTGCGTGCATCAAAAGATGTTGGTGCGGATGCTGTGGAGTTGCATACGGGGAGATATGCAAACCTCTGGAAGGAGGGGAATAAACTTTTGATAAAAGAGGAGATAGAGAGGATCAAAAGGGCAGGTATGGAGGCAAAAAGTCTTGGGCTTAAGGTTTACGCAGGACACGGTCTTACATATCAGAATGTTGGTGAGTTTGTGACAGAGCTTAAAGGTGTTGTGGAAGAGCTAAATGTGGGGCATTCTATAATATCCAACGCCGTCATCTTTGGTCTTGAAAGAGCTGTAAAGGAATTTTTGCACTTGATAAGGGGTTAA
- the malQ gene encoding 4-alpha-glucanotransferase produces the protein MRLAGILLHITSLPSSFGVGDLGPTAYEFVDFLEASGQKLWQILPLNPTCMEFGNSPYFSISLFAGNPLLISLELLCKEGLLSDKDIQRAKFQSDRVDYERASRIKMELLEKAFSNFSQTPEYLSFEEENGYWLEDYCRFKVLRDRFKKPWREWESESVKELELQIKKEKFFQFLFFKQWKTLKAYANSKEIRIMGDLPIYPAFDSSDVWSHRDLFKLDENNMPYVVAGVPPDYFSPTGQLWGNPVYNWDRLKETGFHWWIERIRHNLKLFDLLRLDHFRGFVAYYEVPASEKTAIVGRWVNAPAEEFFAKLKREFPDFPFVAEDLGLITPDVERIRDSFGFPGMKVLAFAFEEDNHPFMPHNHQKNSFVYTGTHDNAPIRSWFLEELSSASKERLFRYLGRAVDEEQVSDVLIRLAYMSVAKACVIPMQDILNLGKEARMNTPGKKEGNWEWKLKSIPDEKVAQRLRELCTTYGR, from the coding sequence GTGAGGTTGGCAGGTATACTTTTGCATATAACTTCTCTTCCCTCATCCTTTGGGGTCGGAGACCTTGGTCCTACCGCTTATGAGTTTGTGGATTTTTTGGAAGCTTCGGGACAGAAGCTTTGGCAGATACTTCCTCTGAACCCCACCTGCATGGAGTTTGGAAACTCTCCCTACTTTAGCATATCTCTATTTGCAGGCAACCCATTGCTTATAAGTCTTGAACTTCTTTGCAAAGAAGGGCTTCTCTCAGATAAGGATATTCAGAGAGCTAAGTTCCAAAGTGATAGGGTGGATTATGAGAGGGCATCAAGGATAAAGATGGAGCTTCTGGAGAAGGCTTTTAGTAATTTTAGTCAAACGCCTGAGTATCTGTCTTTTGAAGAAGAAAACGGCTACTGGCTTGAGGATTACTGCAGGTTTAAGGTTCTCAGAGACAGGTTTAAAAAACCTTGGAGAGAGTGGGAAAGTGAGAGTGTAAAAGAGCTTGAACTTCAGATAAAGAAAGAAAAGTTTTTTCAGTTTTTGTTTTTCAAACAGTGGAAAACTCTTAAAGCTTACGCCAATTCTAAAGAGATAAGGATAATGGGAGACCTTCCCATCTATCCTGCCTTTGACAGCAGTGATGTGTGGTCTCACAGGGACCTTTTCAAGCTTGATGAAAACAATATGCCATATGTGGTGGCAGGCGTTCCACCCGATTACTTTAGTCCCACAGGTCAGCTCTGGGGAAATCCTGTTTATAACTGGGACAGGCTGAAGGAAACAGGGTTTCATTGGTGGATAGAGAGGATTAGGCATAACCTAAAGCTCTTTGACCTTTTAAGACTTGACCACTTCAGGGGTTTTGTGGCTTACTACGAGGTGCCAGCTTCTGAAAAAACGGCTATAGTAGGCAGGTGGGTGAATGCTCCTGCGGAAGAGTTTTTCGCAAAGCTAAAGAGAGAGTTTCCTGACTTTCCTTTTGTTGCAGAGGACCTTGGGCTTATAACGCCAGATGTGGAAAGAATCAGGGACAGCTTTGGTTTTCCGGGTATGAAGGTGCTTGCCTTTGCTTTTGAGGAGGATAACCATCCCTTTATGCCTCACAATCACCAGAAAAATTCCTTCGTTTACACAGGCACTCACGACAATGCACCCATAAGGTCCTGGTTTTTGGAGGAGCTAAGCAGTGCTTCAAAGGAGAGACTCTTTAGATACCTGGGAAGAGCAGTTGATGAAGAGCAGGTAAGTGATGTTCTTATAAGGCTTGCTTACATGTCCGTGGCTAAAGCTTGCGTGATTCCTATGCAGGATATTCTCAATCTTGGTAAAGAGGCAAGAATGAACACACCGGGAAAGAAAGAAGGCAATTGGGAGTGGAAACTAAAAAGCATACCCGATGAAAAGGTAGCGCAGAGACTAAGAGAGCTTTGCACCACCTATGGAAGGTAA
- a CDS encoding c-type cytochrome biogenesis protein CcmI/CycH: MKKVLAFLTLFIFSCQPVPKNVPIEKYRNQFIKGVVDVSAELKSKIPNGDHFLIISVRDLENPMPVAVLRVKNPKFPYNFKITGKNKIDNSRIMEGDVILTARVSRSPMAEAQKGDLLGSLQTKVGTQNNNILINAEVK, from the coding sequence ATGAAAAAAGTCTTGGCGTTTTTAACTCTGTTTATCTTCTCCTGCCAGCCTGTGCCAAAGAATGTACCCATAGAAAAGTACAGAAATCAGTTTATAAAAGGTGTCGTTGATGTATCTGCGGAGCTTAAAAGTAAGATACCCAATGGGGATCACTTTTTGATAATATCCGTAAGAGACCTTGAAAACCCCATGCCTGTTGCCGTTTTGAGGGTAAAAAATCCTAAGTTTCCATACAACTTTAAGATCACTGGCAAAAATAAAATTGATAACAGCAGGATAATGGAAGGAGATGTTATTCTTACCGCAAGGGTGAGCAGATCTCCAATGGCGGAAGCGCAGAAGGGAGACCTTTTGGGTAGCCTGCAGACCAAAGTGGGAACTCAAAATAACAACATACTCATCAATGCGGAGGTAAAGTGA
- a CDS encoding YqhA family protein, producing MIRKMLELGQAIAFLPAISLFLGATFLALYGVYILLETIYSVVFKPEVRDPAVLSTKFISVMDIHLLSIVLYIFSVGLYELFVGKLNVPDWLRITNIDQLKAKLASVIVLILAITFTKKVVEWKDPLDTFLFALAITAIVAVLIFYYKVKEE from the coding sequence ATGATAAGGAAGATGCTTGAGCTGGGGCAGGCAATAGCTTTCCTGCCTGCCATCAGCCTTTTTTTGGGAGCTACCTTTCTGGCACTTTACGGCGTTTACATACTTTTAGAAACTATATATAGTGTGGTTTTCAAGCCAGAAGTGAGGGATCCTGCCGTGCTTTCTACCAAGTTTATATCCGTTATGGACATCCACCTTTTATCCATCGTCCTGTACATATTTTCTGTTGGTCTTTATGAGCTTTTTGTGGGGAAACTAAATGTACCTGATTGGCTCAGGATTACCAACATAGACCAGCTTAAGGCAAAGCTGGCAAGCGTTATCGTGCTTATACTGGCTATAACTTTTACCAAAAAGGTTGTTGAATGGAAGGACCCCTTAGACACCTTTCTATTTGCGCTTGCCATTACAGCTATTGTAGCGGTATTGATCTTCTACTACAAGGTGAAGGAAGAGTAA
- a CDS encoding septation protein SpoVG family protein produces the protein MKVKLLRFYPFETSLKKPRLLGYADVELENIIIIRNIKLFESRHGGYFIQLPEVQKDGRSYVIIDIKSKDLLESIRRVVVDYYKENILSALSSGG, from the coding sequence ATGAAGGTAAAACTCCTGAGGTTTTACCCTTTTGAAACATCTTTGAAAAAACCCCGGCTCTTGGGCTATGCAGATGTAGAGCTGGAGAATATTATAATCATAAGAAACATAAAGCTCTTTGAGAGTAGGCACGGCGGATACTTTATACAGCTTCCGGAGGTGCAAAAGGACGGTAGGAGCTATGTCATAATAGATATAAAGTCAAAGGATCTTCTTGAGAGTATAAGGCGGGTTGTGGTGGATTATTATAAGGAGAACATTTTGAGTGCCCTTAGCTCAGGTGGATAG
- the def gene encoding peptide deformylase — translation MVREIIKFPHPVLKMPTQKVDVIDKDVQSIVGDMFETMYHAEGVGLAANQIGISLSIMVIDTSKKEDSPLLKAVMINPELLEAEGEVKYKEGCLSFPGLSVEVSRYSKVKVKALDINGEEKLYLLEGFPAIVFQHEMDHLMGITFIDRVNGIKRRLALDKYAKLQKEKV, via the coding sequence ATGGTAAGGGAAATAATTAAGTTTCCTCATCCTGTGTTGAAGATGCCAACCCAGAAGGTGGATGTGATAGACAAAGATGTGCAAAGTATTGTAGGGGACATGTTTGAGACTATGTATCACGCAGAAGGTGTTGGTCTTGCGGCAAATCAGATAGGCATTAGCTTGAGCATAATGGTTATTGACACCTCAAAGAAGGAAGACAGTCCACTACTAAAGGCAGTTATGATAAATCCTGAGCTTTTGGAGGCGGAAGGAGAGGTAAAATACAAAGAGGGTTGTTTATCCTTTCCAGGTCTCTCAGTTGAGGTAAGCAGGTACAGCAAGGTGAAAGTCAAAGCGCTTGATATAAACGGGGAGGAAAAGTTATACCTGCTGGAGGGTTTTCCTGCCATAGTCTTTCAGCATGAGATGGACCACCTTATGGGCATCACTTTTATAGACAGGGTGAACGGTATAAAGAGACGTCTTGCTCTTGATAAGTATGCCAAGCTCCAAAAAGAGAAAGTATGA
- a CDS encoding cbb3-type cytochrome c oxidase subunit I: MERLYESQRLAIWYFWTAIALFGAQLLFGLLAAYQFINPDFLYGTLNFMTNRMLHINAMVIWLLMGFIGGIYWFLPLETQREIVGIKLGKLAYFAFVITVAIVVLVFLIKQFGKGDFFTLWFITEGREYVEAPRWADIGVVAVALIVAYNVVATVLASRRLTGILGVLIVDLAALFGLYLAGMFFTPNITVDQFWWWWVVHLWVEATWEVLVGVLMGWLLMHLLGTPRKIIEAWLYIEVMLVFGTGILGLGHHYYWIGTPPYWLGIGGFFSSLEPLPLVAMVIHAVYDAGVHRLQTVNRPALFWAFAQAFGNLFGAGVWGFMHTLPQINLFSHGTQLAAAHGHLAFFGAYVAANLAIFYYILGKTRVKEGYIMNGAVWRIAYIGLIIGMFGMVASLTVAGFAQTMIERASLGSTWEAYIQAQMHPWMEHAYRWRFFFGLIFALSYMALLYDLLTAGKRVEQVKEAELAR; encoded by the coding sequence ATGGAAAGGCTTTACGAATCTCAGAGGTTAGCCATCTGGTACTTTTGGACTGCCATAGCTCTCTTTGGAGCTCAGCTACTTTTTGGGCTCTTAGCAGCCTACCAGTTTATAAACCCCGATTTTCTTTACGGAACGCTAAACTTTATGACCAACAGGATGCTGCACATAAACGCCATGGTCATCTGGCTCTTGATGGGCTTCATAGGTGGCATCTACTGGTTTTTACCCCTTGAAACTCAGAGAGAAATTGTGGGTATAAAGCTGGGAAAGCTTGCCTACTTTGCTTTTGTAATAACCGTAGCAATAGTGGTGCTGGTATTTCTCATCAAACAGTTCGGTAAAGGAGATTTCTTCACTTTATGGTTCATAACCGAAGGAAGAGAGTATGTGGAAGCGCCACGATGGGCGGACATAGGTGTGGTAGCGGTTGCGCTGATAGTTGCTTACAATGTGGTAGCTACTGTCTTAGCAAGCAGGAGACTGACGGGTATTTTGGGTGTGCTTATAGTAGACCTTGCCGCACTCTTCGGTCTTTATCTTGCAGGCATGTTTTTTACTCCCAACATAACCGTTGACCAGTTCTGGTGGTGGTGGGTAGTACACCTGTGGGTTGAGGCTACTTGGGAAGTTTTGGTAGGTGTGCTTATGGGATGGCTCCTGATGCACCTTTTGGGAACTCCAAGAAAGATCATAGAAGCGTGGCTTTACATTGAGGTGATGCTGGTATTCGGTACAGGCATACTGGGTCTTGGGCATCACTACTACTGGATCGGTACACCACCTTACTGGCTGGGTATAGGTGGTTTCTTCTCTTCCCTTGAACCTTTACCTCTTGTAGCTATGGTTATTCATGCGGTTTACGATGCTGGTGTTCACAGACTACAAACAGTTAACAGACCTGCTCTCTTCTGGGCTTTTGCTCAGGCTTTTGGTAATCTGTTTGGTGCAGGCGTTTGGGGTTTTATGCACACACTACCTCAGATAAATCTCTTCAGTCATGGAACTCAGCTTGCAGCAGCACACGGACACCTTGCCTTCTTTGGTGCTTATGTGGCAGCAAACTTAGCTATTTTTTACTACATACTGGGTAAAACGAGAGTGAAAGAAGGATACATAATGAACGGTGCAGTATGGAGAATAGCCTACATAGGACTTATAATAGGTATGTTTGGGATGGTCGCTTCCTTAACGGTGGCAGGCTTTGCCCAAACTATGATAGAGAGAGCTAGCCTTGGAAGTACATGGGAAGCTTACATACAGGCTCAGATGCACCCATGGATGGAACACGCTTACAGGTGGAGGTTCTTCTTTGGACTCATCTTTGCGCTATCTTACATGGCGCTTCTTTATGACCTTCTCACCGCAGGTAAAAGGGTAGAGCAGGTAAAGGAGGCAGAACTTGCTCGCTGA